One region of Oryza glaberrima chromosome 7, OglaRS2, whole genome shotgun sequence genomic DNA includes:
- the LOC127779681 gene encoding vacuolar protein sorting-associated protein 32 homolog 1-like codes for MFAWLLRGCRDECSASDQLKQARDVFVAKEAVLQKKISQEMERAKEFTKSGNKQAAMQCLKRKKYYESQMNQVGSVQLRINTKEKMIADHSGNKEDK; via the exons ATGTTCGCCTGGCTCCTCCGCGGCTGCCGCGACGAGTGCTCCGCCTCCGACCAGCTCAAGCAG GCCCGTGATGTCTTCGTGGCAAAAGAGGCAGTTCTGCAAAAGAAGATCTCTCAGGAGATGGAACGTGCCAAGGAGTTCACAAAATCAGGAAATAAGCAAGCAGCAATGCAGTGCTTGAAGAGGAAGAAATACTATGAAAGCCAAATGAATCAGGTTGGAAGTGTCCAGTTGCGCATTAATACCAAGGAGAAGATGATTGCTGATCATAGCGGGAATAAAGAAGACAAGTGA
- the LOC127779126 gene encoding nucleobase-ascorbate transporter 11-like — protein sequence MPSSRRTTARGGGGGGGGGDGDGGGGGRAVPPFAGNNADHNPRELRSWARRTGFHPSTFFSGESAVSTSSFASSVMPQPPPPPPPPATSRRPPRAPERELDTEEDGDEESDLPARPRLDLERGVRGGRGARGGRPPPPRRRIDLRGELELEIPDAAPAAEEDPAPAPARGGRADARRANGVERVAAVNGGARNGNGGGAHAAAGAEARKKAEEAEAKRKAEEAEARRKKEEEERDAELAAYYQEQWANEEDGGGEGGAPAVASETAPLYGESGLRCGVTENPGWVPLIFYGIQHYLSIAGSLVFVPLILVPTMGGSDEDTATVISTILLVSGLTTILHTFFGSRLPLIQGSSFVYLAPALVISNSEEFRNLSEDKFKHIMRELQGAILVGSVFQIILGYSGLMSLFLRLINPVVVAPTIAAVGLAFFSYGFPQAGSCVEISMPLILLVLLCTLYLRKVSLFGNRIFLIYAVPFSVAVVWAYAFFLTAGGAYNFKGCNSNIPSSNILMDSCKRHLETMRRCRTDASNAWRTAAWVRVPYPFQWGPPTFHFKTSIIMVIVSLVASVDSLSSYHATSLLVNLSPPTRGVVSRGIGFEGISTLIAGVWGTGTGSTTLTENIHTLENTKMASRRALQFGAVLLVIFSFFGKIGALLASIPVALAASVLCFTWALIVALGLSTLRYTQAASSRNMIIVGFTLFISMSVPAYFQQYEPSTNLILPSYLLPYAAASSGPVRSGSNGLNFAVNALLSINVVVALLVALILDNTVPGSRQERGVYIWSDPNSLEMDPASLEPYRLPEKISCWFRWAKCVGI from the exons atgccaAGCTCACGGCGAACCaccgctcgcggcggcggaggaggaggaggaggtggggatggtgatggtgggggtggggggagggcggTGCCGCCGTTCGCGGGGAACAACGCGGACCACAACCCGCGGGAGCTGCGGTCGTGGGCGCGGCGGACGGGGTTCCACCCCTCCACGTTCTTCTCCGGCGAGTCGGCGGTGTCTACCTCCTCGTTCGCCTCCTCCGTGATGCCgcagccgcccccgccgcctcccccaccggccacctcgcgccgcccgccgcgagcACCGGAACGGGAGCTGGAcacggaggaggacggcgacgaggagtcCGATCTCCCCGCGCGCCCGCGCCTCGACCTCGAgcgcggcgtgcgcggcgggCGCGGTGCGCGAGggggccgcccgccgccgccgcgccgccgaatCGACCTCCGTggggagctcgagctcgagaTCCCGgacgcggcgccggccgcggaggaggacccggcgccggcgccggcgaggggaggCCGCGCGGACGCGAGGAGGGCGAACGGCGTCgagcgggtggcggcggtgaacgGGGGTGCCAGgaacggcaacggcggcggcgcgcacgcggcggcgggcgcggaggcgaggaagaaggcggaggaggcggaggcgaagcggaaggcggaggaggcggaggcgaggaggaagaaggaggaggaggagagggatgcCGAGCTGGCCGCGTACTACCAGGAGCAATGGGCCAACGaggaggacggtggcggcgagggcggcgccccGGCCGTCGCCAGCGAGACGGCGCCGCTGTACGGGGAGTCCGGGCTCCGGTGCGGCGTCACCGAGAACCCCGGGTGGG TGCCCCTCATTTTTTATGGCATACAACATTACTTGTCAATAGCTGGTTCACTTGTTTTTGTTCCTTTGATATTGGTACCGACCATGGGTGGATCTGAT GAGGACACAGCAACAGTCATTTCCACCATCTTATTAGTGTCTGGTCTTACAACAATACTTCATACTTTTTTTGGTTCTCGGCTTCCATTGATTCAAGGAAGTTCTTTTGTATATTTGGCTCCTGCATTGGTGATTTCAAACTCGGAGGAATTCAGAAATCTTAGTGAAGAT AAGTTCAAGCACATAATGAGGGAACTGCAGGGAGCTATACTTGTCGGTTCAGTTTTCCAGATCATTTTGGGATACAGTGGTCTTATGTCACTGTTTCTAAG GTTAATAAACCCAGTCGTCGTGGCACCGACAATTGCTGCTGTTGGTTTAGCCTTTTTCAGTTATGGTTTCCCTCAGGCTGGCAGTTGTGTAGAAATCAGCATGCCCCTTATTTTATTGGTTCTTCTGTGCACCCTG TATTTGAGAAAAGTATCCCTGTTTGGCAACCGTATCTTCCTCATTTATGCG GTGCCCTTCAGTGTTGCCGTTGTATGGGCATATGCATTCTTCCTCACTGCTGGTGGAGCATATAACTTCAAGGGATGCAACTCAAATATACCCAGTTCAAACATACTAATGGATTCATGCAAAAGGCATCTAGAAACCATGAGGCGTTGTCGAACTGATGCTTCTAATGCTTGGAGAACAGCTGCCTGGGTGAGGGTTCCCTATCCATTCCAGTGGGGCCCTCCTACATTTCATTTCAAAACGAGCATCATTATGGTAATAGTTTCACTGGTTGCATCAGTTGATTCG CTTTCCTCGTATCATGCTACGTCATTGCTGGTCAATTTAAGTCCGCCAACACGTGGAGTTGTTAGCAGAGGGATTGGCTTTGAAGGGATTTCCACTCTTATCGCTGGAGTATGGGGTACAGGAACTGGCTCGACAACTCTAACAGAGAACATACATACCCTTGAGAATACCAAAATGGCCAGCAGAAGAGCCTTGCAGTTTGGCGCAGTCCTGTTGGTCATTTTTTCATTCTTTG GAAAAATTGGAGCCCTCCTTGCCTCCATTCCTGTTGCTTTGGCTGCCTCTGTTCTGTGCTTCACCTGGGCACTAATCGTCGCGCTTGGCTTGTCCACATTGCGATACACCCAAGCCGCAAGCTCGAGAAACATGATAATCGTCGGGTTTACGCTGTTCATCTCCATGTCTGTCCCAGCTTATTTCCAGCAATATGAACCCAGCACCAATCTTATTCTACCAAGCTATCTCCTTCCATACGCCGCAGCTTCAAGCGGACCGGTTCGCAGTGGCAGCAACGGG CTAAACTTTGCGGTGAACGCGCTCCTATCCATCAACGTGGTGGTGGCTCTCCTCGTCGCCTTGATCCTCGACAACACGGTGCCAGGCAGCAGGCAGGAGCGCGGGGTGTACATCTGGTCAGATCCAAACTCGCTGGAGATGGACCCTGCGTCGCTGGAGCCGTACCGGTTGCCTGAGAAGATCTCATGCTGGTTCAGATGGGCAAAGTGTGTCGGCATCTAA
- the LOC127779680 gene encoding COP9 signalosome complex subunit 7 isoform X1 has product MAMDAERRQAELIEQFSAQAAALSSSAPQLAALVLEATSHPALFAFSELLSLPALSKLTGTQYASSLDVLRLFAYGTLKDYKSNSGNLPALLPDQVRKLKQLSVLTLAESTKVLPYDQLMQELDVSNVRELEDFLINECMYSGIVRGKLDQLRRCFEVQFATGRDLTPDQLNNMIDTLSDWLGTSDNLLHQIQEKIKWADTMSEVNKKHQKEFEDKVEEAKKSIKQADIDLRGHDDFLSEPGGIMDFEEDRIRPKRRRQPMA; this is encoded by the exons atggcgatggacgcggagcggcggcaggcggagctGATCGAGCAGTTCTCCGCGCAGGCGGCCGccctctcctcgtcggcgccgcagCTGGCGGCGCTCGTGCTCGAGGCCACCTCCCACCCGGCCCTCTTCGCCTTCTCcgagctcctctccctccccgccCTCTCCAAG CTCACTGGAACGCAGTATGCGTCGTCTCTGGACGTGCTCCGCCTCTTCGCCTATGGGACATTGAAGGACTACAAGA GTAATTCTGGCAATCTCCCTGCGTTGTTACCTGATCAAGTCCGGAAGCTGAAGCAACTCAGCGTGCTAACTTTGGCTGAGTCAACCAAG GTGCTACCATATGATCAACTCATGCAAGAATTGGATGTTTCCAATGTAAGAGAACTCGAAGATTTCCTCATCAATGAGTGCATGTACTCG GGTATTGTCAGGGGCAAATTGGATCAGCTGCGGAGGTGTTTTGAG GTACAATTTGCAACTGGAAGGGATCTTACACCTGATCAGCTGAACAATATGATAGATACATTATCTGACTG GCTGGGAACATCGGATAATTTATTGCATCAGATTCAGGAGAAAATTAAGTGGGCTGATACAATGAGTGAAGTGAACAAGAAGCACCAGAAAGAGTTCGAAGACAAGGTAGAAGAAGCCAAAAAATCAATCAAG CAGGCAGACATCGACTTACGGGGGCATGACGACTTTCTCTCTGAACCTGGAGGAATAATGGATTTTGAAGAGGACCGCATCCGACCAAAAag GAGGCGACAACCAATGGCATAG
- the LOC127779680 gene encoding COP9 signalosome complex subunit 7 isoform X2, with the protein MAMDAERRQAELIEQFSAQAAALSSSAPQLAALVLEATSHPALFAFSELLSLPALSKLTGTQYASSLDVLRLFAYGTLKDYKSNSGNLPALLPDQVRKLKQLSVLTLAESTKVLPYDQLMQELDVSNVRELEDFLINECMYSGIVRGKLDQLRRCFEVQFATGRDLTPDQLNNMIDTLSDWLGTSDNLLHQIQEKIKWADTMSEVNKKHQKEFEDKVEEAKKSIKADIDLRGHDDFLSEPGGIMDFEEDRIRPKRRRQPMA; encoded by the exons atggcgatggacgcggagcggcggcaggcggagctGATCGAGCAGTTCTCCGCGCAGGCGGCCGccctctcctcgtcggcgccgcagCTGGCGGCGCTCGTGCTCGAGGCCACCTCCCACCCGGCCCTCTTCGCCTTCTCcgagctcctctccctccccgccCTCTCCAAG CTCACTGGAACGCAGTATGCGTCGTCTCTGGACGTGCTCCGCCTCTTCGCCTATGGGACATTGAAGGACTACAAGA GTAATTCTGGCAATCTCCCTGCGTTGTTACCTGATCAAGTCCGGAAGCTGAAGCAACTCAGCGTGCTAACTTTGGCTGAGTCAACCAAG GTGCTACCATATGATCAACTCATGCAAGAATTGGATGTTTCCAATGTAAGAGAACTCGAAGATTTCCTCATCAATGAGTGCATGTACTCG GGTATTGTCAGGGGCAAATTGGATCAGCTGCGGAGGTGTTTTGAG GTACAATTTGCAACTGGAAGGGATCTTACACCTGATCAGCTGAACAATATGATAGATACATTATCTGACTG GCTGGGAACATCGGATAATTTATTGCATCAGATTCAGGAGAAAATTAAGTGGGCTGATACAATGAGTGAAGTGAACAAGAAGCACCAGAAAGAGTTCGAAGACAAGGTAGAAGAAGCCAAAAAATCAATCAAG GCAGACATCGACTTACGGGGGCATGACGACTTTCTCTCTGAACCTGGAGGAATAATGGATTTTGAAGAGGACCGCATCCGACCAAAAag GAGGCGACAACCAATGGCATAG
- the LOC127779127 gene encoding ranBP2-type zinc finger protein At1g67325-like has product MASAKVENRGGGGFGSKRSRNDVSVREGDWTCPQCGNVNFSFRNVCNRGACGAPRPSPSLSPRVPPPPAAGYDRPHLGYDRPHLFYGSAGTPPPIPLGSGSYGAPYPHLGLRYGYGPPVGPPASYGLFSSYGQPGPMGSPMGGMGYGPGPELGRYGYGFRGSPMPVSSPWSGGALVENNDSSASRKRRGGPDGMAENDWICPKCENVNFSFRNSCNMKKCGAPRPSPGSNATPSRKDKDAPEGSWTCPECNNLNYPFRTACNRKGCGSSRPAAATAN; this is encoded by the exons ATGGCTTCTGCGAAG GTGGAgaaccgcggcggcggtggattcGGTTCGAAGAGGTCACGCAACGACG TGTCTGTAAGGGAGGGGGACTGGACTTGTCCTCAGTGTGGTAATGTCAACTTCAGTTTTAGAAATGTTTGCAACCGCGGAGCCTGTGGTGCACCCCGTCCATCACCGAGTCTAAGCCCA AGagtgccacctcctcctgctgctggaTATGATCGGCCACATCTTGGATATGATCGGCCACATCTGTTTTATGGTAGTGCTGGCACCCCACCTCCTATTCCTCTTGGATCTGGTAGCTATGGTGCCCCCTATCCACATCTTGGCTTGCGGTATGGATATGGTCCACCAGTTGGACCTCCTGCTTCATATggccttttttcttcttatggtCAACCTGGACCAATGGGCAGTCCGATGGGAG GCATGGGCTATGGCCCTGGACCTGAGCTAGGCCGATATGGTTATGGTTTTAGAGGATCTCCAATGCCG GTTTCTAGCCCATGGTCTGGTGGAGCATTAGTGGAAAATAATGACAGCTCTGCTTCACGCAAGCGTCGTGGAG GCCCAGATGGAATGGCTGAGAATGACTGGATCTGCCCAAAGTGTGAGAATGTCAACTTTTCCTTCAGAAACAGTTGCAATATGAAGAAATGTGGAGCTCCAAGGCCAAGCCCT GGATCTAATGCTACCCCATCTCGCAAAGACAAGGACGCTCCGGAAGGGAGCTGGACCTGCCCGGAGTGCAACAACCTGAACTACCCTTTCCGCACGGCGTGCAATCGGAAAGGCTGCGGAAGCAGCAGGCCGGCAGCGGCCACGGCGAACTAG
- the LOC127779680 gene encoding COP9 signalosome complex subunit 7 isoform X4, protein MAMDAERRQAELIEQFSAQAAALSSSAPQLAALVLEATSHPALFAFSELLSLPALSKLTGTQYASSLDVLRLFAYGTLKDYKSNSGNLPALLPDQVRKLKQLSVLTLAESTKVLPYDQLMQELDVSNVRELEDFLINECMYSGIVRGKLDQLRRCFEVQFATGRDLTPDQLNNMIDTLSDWLGTSDNLLHQIQEKIKWADTMSEVNKKHQKEFEDKVEEAKKSIKLNNLSRQTSTYGGMTTFSLNLEE, encoded by the exons atggcgatggacgcggagcggcggcaggcggagctGATCGAGCAGTTCTCCGCGCAGGCGGCCGccctctcctcgtcggcgccgcagCTGGCGGCGCTCGTGCTCGAGGCCACCTCCCACCCGGCCCTCTTCGCCTTCTCcgagctcctctccctccccgccCTCTCCAAG CTCACTGGAACGCAGTATGCGTCGTCTCTGGACGTGCTCCGCCTCTTCGCCTATGGGACATTGAAGGACTACAAGA GTAATTCTGGCAATCTCCCTGCGTTGTTACCTGATCAAGTCCGGAAGCTGAAGCAACTCAGCGTGCTAACTTTGGCTGAGTCAACCAAG GTGCTACCATATGATCAACTCATGCAAGAATTGGATGTTTCCAATGTAAGAGAACTCGAAGATTTCCTCATCAATGAGTGCATGTACTCG GGTATTGTCAGGGGCAAATTGGATCAGCTGCGGAGGTGTTTTGAG GTACAATTTGCAACTGGAAGGGATCTTACACCTGATCAGCTGAACAATATGATAGATACATTATCTGACTG GCTGGGAACATCGGATAATTTATTGCATCAGATTCAGGAGAAAATTAAGTGGGCTGATACAATGAGTGAAGTGAACAAGAAGCACCAGAAAGAGTTCGAAGACAAGGTAGAAGAAGCCAAAAAATCAATCAAG TTGAACAATTTAAGCAGGCAGACATCGACTTACGGGGGCATGACGACTTTCTCTCTGAACCTGGAGGAATAA
- the LOC127779680 gene encoding COP9 signalosome complex subunit 7 isoform X3, with product MAMDAERRQAELIEQFSAQAAALSSSAPQLAALVLEATSHPALFAFSELLSLPALSKLTGTQYASSLDVLRLFAYGTLKDYKSNSGNLPALLPDQVRKLKQLSVLTLAESTKVLPYDQLMQELDVSNVRELEDFLINECMYSGIVRGKLDQLRRCFEVQFATGRDLTPDQLNNMIDTLSDWLGTSDNLLHQIQEKIKWADTMSEVNKKHQKEFEDKVEEAKKSIKKLNNLSRQTSTYGGMTTFSLNLEE from the exons atggcgatggacgcggagcggcggcaggcggagctGATCGAGCAGTTCTCCGCGCAGGCGGCCGccctctcctcgtcggcgccgcagCTGGCGGCGCTCGTGCTCGAGGCCACCTCCCACCCGGCCCTCTTCGCCTTCTCcgagctcctctccctccccgccCTCTCCAAG CTCACTGGAACGCAGTATGCGTCGTCTCTGGACGTGCTCCGCCTCTTCGCCTATGGGACATTGAAGGACTACAAGA GTAATTCTGGCAATCTCCCTGCGTTGTTACCTGATCAAGTCCGGAAGCTGAAGCAACTCAGCGTGCTAACTTTGGCTGAGTCAACCAAG GTGCTACCATATGATCAACTCATGCAAGAATTGGATGTTTCCAATGTAAGAGAACTCGAAGATTTCCTCATCAATGAGTGCATGTACTCG GGTATTGTCAGGGGCAAATTGGATCAGCTGCGGAGGTGTTTTGAG GTACAATTTGCAACTGGAAGGGATCTTACACCTGATCAGCTGAACAATATGATAGATACATTATCTGACTG GCTGGGAACATCGGATAATTTATTGCATCAGATTCAGGAGAAAATTAAGTGGGCTGATACAATGAGTGAAGTGAACAAGAAGCACCAGAAAGAGTTCGAAGACAAGGTAGAAGAAGCCAAAAAATCAATCAAG AAGTTGAACAATTTAAGCAGGCAGACATCGACTTACGGGGGCATGACGACTTTCTCTCTGAACCTGGAGGAATAA